A region of Candidatus Reconcilbacillus cellulovorans DNA encodes the following proteins:
- a CDS encoding polyprenyl synthetase: MAMIEEGLKQVFPREWCIPRHLREAMEYSLFSGGKRLRPLLTLAAAEALDESPQVAEAALAVGCAIEMIHTYSLIHDDLPAMDDDDFRRGRPTNHRVFGEAMAILAGDALLTHAFYVLARIVHLGVPADVALAVVEDVAAMAGPDGMVGGQASDIRHEDEIRSAEDLEVVHTRKTAKLIVCSIRSGGRLGGASAEQLERLSRFGEAIGLAFQIRDDILDADGTRPGYPGFVGIEAAQAKVSELTESGKRALLEAGLPRPQRLLEIADFLVNRSF, encoded by the coding sequence ATGGCCATGATTGAAGAAGGGCTGAAACAGGTGTTTCCCCGGGAATGGTGTATTCCGAGACATTTGCGCGAAGCGATGGAATATTCGCTGTTTTCGGGGGGTAAACGGCTTCGCCCGCTGTTGACGCTGGCAGCGGCGGAAGCGCTCGATGAGTCGCCGCAGGTGGCGGAAGCCGCGCTGGCCGTCGGATGCGCGATCGAGATGATTCATACGTATTCGCTGATTCATGACGATTTGCCGGCGATGGACGACGACGATTTCCGCCGCGGTCGGCCGACGAACCATCGTGTGTTCGGCGAGGCGATGGCGATTTTGGCCGGCGACGCGCTTTTGACTCACGCCTTCTATGTACTTGCGCGGATCGTCCATCTCGGCGTGCCGGCAGACGTAGCGCTTGCCGTCGTCGAGGACGTCGCGGCGATGGCCGGTCCAGACGGCATGGTCGGCGGCCAGGCGTCGGACATCCGGCACGAGGACGAGATCCGTTCGGCGGAGGATTTGGAAGTCGTACACACGCGCAAGACGGCCAAACTGATCGTCTGTTCGATCCGCTCCGGCGGGCGCCTCGGCGGCGCATCGGCCGAACAGCTGGAGCGGCTGTCGCGTTTTGGAGAGGCCATCGGGCTTGCGTTTCAGATCCGCGACGATATTTTGGACGCCGACGGCACGCGACCGGGTTATCCCGGTTTCGTCGGCATAGAAGCGGCGCAGGCGAAAGTGTCGGAACTGACCGAATCGGGCAAGCGAGCTTTGCTGGAAGCGGGTTTGCCGCGTCCGCAACGGCTTTTGGAGATAGCGGATTTTTTGGTAAATAGATCCTTTTAA
- a CDS encoding sporulation transcription factor Spo0A, translating into MDNIRILLADDNQEFIHLLSEWIEQQPDMTVVGVCRNGQEVVRYFETADRFPDVLVLDIIMPHLDGLGVLEELRRAHPGRLPKIIMLTAFGQENATQKAVQLGASYYILKPFDMDLLVQRIRELVSLGSPSPIVRNAPAAGSIGKPPAVQRNRSLDINITHIIHELGVPAHIKGYQYLRDAITMVYHDIEILGSITKTLYPSIAQKYKTTPSRVERAIRHAIEVAWTRGNIDSISHLFGYTVSAAKSKPTNSEFIAMIADKLRLEHMVS; encoded by the coding sequence GTGGACAACATCCGGATTTTGCTCGCCGACGACAACCAGGAATTTATCCATCTTTTATCGGAATGGATCGAACAACAACCCGACATGACGGTCGTCGGGGTATGCCGCAACGGTCAAGAGGTCGTCCGCTATTTCGAGACGGCCGACCGTTTTCCCGATGTGCTTGTTTTAGACATCATCATGCCGCATCTCGACGGACTGGGCGTGCTGGAGGAACTTCGCCGGGCGCATCCGGGCCGTTTGCCGAAAATCATCATGCTGACGGCGTTCGGGCAGGAAAACGCCACCCAAAAGGCGGTTCAGCTCGGCGCTTCGTATTACATTCTCAAGCCGTTCGACATGGATTTGCTCGTGCAGCGTATCCGCGAGCTTGTCTCGCTCGGTTCGCCGTCTCCGATCGTCCGCAACGCCCCGGCCGCTGGATCTATCGGCAAGCCGCCTGCCGTTCAGCGCAACCGGAGCCTCGACATCAACATCACCCACATCATCCATGAACTCGGCGTACCTGCTCACATCAAGGGCTACCAGTATTTGCGCGATGCAATCACCATGGTTTACCATGATATTGAAATTTTAGGATCCATCACAAAAACACTGTATCCGTCGATCGCACAAAAATATAAAACGACGCCGTCGCGCGTCGAGCGGGCGATCCGCCACGCGATCGAGGTCGCCTGGACGCGCGGCAACATCGACTCGATCAGCCATCTGTTCGGCTACACAGTCAGCGCGGCGAAGTCGAAGCCGACGAATTCGGAGTTCATCGCGATGATCGCGGACAAACTGCGCCTGGAGCATATGGTGTCGTGA
- a CDS encoding exodeoxyribonuclease VII large subunit, producing the protein MNAAGRQPTAVWTVRELTRYLRLKLENDPRLSDVWVRGEISNFKHHPSGHMYFTLKDEESLIRSVMFAHFNRKLPFMPRDGMRVLVRGQVTVYDRDGQYQLYAREMQPDGIGSLFLAFEQLKRKLAAEGLFDERLKRPIPRFPRTVGVITSPAGAAVRDILTTLSRRFPGVRVIVYAVPVQGEQAAPAIVRAIETMNRLAEADVLIVGRGGGSLEELWAFNEEIVARSIRASAIPVISAVGHETDVTIADFAADLRAATPTAAAELAVPHHLELRQYLAQLDRRMKQGLWAKLRSERERLNRAVGSPVFREPQRLLRSASERLDRVRERLAFRMSDRLMRARHRERSAFQRLAAHRPSVLVRLGRRRQAELSARLLRAIDAFVRQRRALWASAVRQLDALSPLKVMSRGYGLVYDENETEIIRSVRSVQPGDLVRVRLSDGRLGCHVWWVEEERNEQRNGNGPSAVGSV; encoded by the coding sequence GTGAACGCCGCGGGACGGCAGCCGACGGCCGTCTGGACGGTTCGCGAGCTGACCCGTTATCTCCGTCTGAAGCTGGAAAACGACCCGCGACTGTCGGATGTCTGGGTGCGCGGGGAAATTTCAAATTTCAAGCATCATCCGAGCGGTCACATGTATTTTACGTTGAAAGACGAAGAAAGCCTCATCCGCTCGGTCATGTTCGCTCATTTCAATCGAAAACTTCCGTTTATGCCCCGAGACGGCATGCGCGTTCTCGTACGCGGCCAGGTGACGGTGTACGACCGCGACGGACAATACCAGCTCTACGCGCGCGAGATGCAGCCCGACGGCATCGGCAGCCTATTTCTTGCGTTTGAGCAGCTGAAGCGGAAACTGGCGGCCGAAGGCTTGTTCGACGAACGGCTGAAGCGGCCGATCCCCCGCTTCCCGCGAACGGTCGGCGTCATTACGTCGCCCGCAGGCGCCGCCGTCCGCGACATCCTGACGACGTTGTCGCGAAGGTTTCCCGGCGTTCGCGTGATCGTGTATGCCGTACCCGTGCAGGGCGAGCAGGCGGCGCCGGCGATCGTCCGCGCGATCGAGACGATGAATCGACTGGCGGAAGCCGACGTCCTGATCGTCGGCCGCGGCGGCGGTTCGCTCGAGGAGCTGTGGGCGTTCAACGAGGAAATCGTCGCGCGCAGTATTCGCGCTTCGGCGATTCCGGTCATTTCCGCCGTCGGACACGAGACGGACGTGACGATCGCCGATTTCGCCGCCGACTTGCGGGCGGCGACGCCGACGGCTGCCGCCGAGCTGGCCGTTCCCCATCATCTGGAGCTGAGGCAGTACCTTGCCCAACTGGATCGCAGGATGAAGCAGGGATTGTGGGCCAAACTTCGCTCGGAACGCGAGCGGCTGAACAGGGCGGTCGGTTCGCCTGTTTTCCGCGAGCCGCAGCGGTTGCTGCGCAGCGCTTCTGAGCGGCTGGACCGCGTACGCGAACGGCTTGCCTTTCGGATGTCCGACAGGCTGATGCGGGCGCGCCATCGCGAACGATCGGCGTTTCAGCGCCTGGCGGCGCATCGGCCGTCCGTGCTCGTCCGCCTTGGCCGGCGCCGCCAGGCGGAGCTGTCGGCAAGGCTGCTCCGCGCGATCGATGCGTTCGTCCGGCAACGCCGAGCGCTTTGGGCTTCGGCTGTGCGGCAGCTCGACGCGCTCAGTCCGCTCAAGGTGATGAGCCGCGGTTACGGCCTGGTTTACGACGAAAACGAAACGGAGATCATCCGCTCCGTCCGCTCCGTTCAGCCCGGCGATTTGGTGCGCGTGCGGCTGTCGGACGGCCGTCTCGGGTGTCACGTCTGGTGGGTGGAGGAAGAACGGAATGAACAGCGAAACGGAAACGGGCCTTCCGCGGTCGGAAGCGTCTAA
- a CDS encoding arginine repressor produces the protein MKIRELVATREIETQEQLVRALWESGFRVTQATVSRDMKELHLIKVPLNDGRYKYALPPEPRFHPVERLKRSLADHFVRIDRAEHLVVMKCLPGTANAVGALIDGLEWPQIVGTVCGDDTVLIVCRTKKQASEVVDRILGLMERTP, from the coding sequence ATGAAAATACGCGAACTCGTCGCCACGCGGGAAATCGAGACGCAGGAGCAGCTCGTCCGCGCGCTGTGGGAGTCCGGCTTCCGCGTCACCCAGGCGACGGTCTCCCGCGACATGAAAGAACTGCATTTGATCAAAGTACCGCTTAACGACGGACGTTACAAATACGCCCTTCCGCCGGAGCCGAGGTTTCACCCTGTCGAGCGGCTGAAGCGATCGCTGGCGGACCATTTCGTCCGCATCGACCGTGCGGAACACCTGGTCGTCATGAAATGTCTGCCGGGAACCGCCAACGCCGTCGGCGCCCTGATCGACGGGCTGGAATGGCCGCAAATCGTCGGCACGGTGTGCGGGGATGACACCGTACTGATCGTTTGTCGGACCAAAAAGCAGGCCTCGGAAGTCGTTGATCGGATCCTCGGCCTGATGGAGAGGACGCCGTGA
- a CDS encoding DNA repair protein RecN codes for MLTELCIRHLAVVEEARICFRRGFVALTGETGAGKSIVVDALSLVAGARGSADFVRHGSEKAEIEALFDLEEDHPARDVCRRYGLDGDPGEPLVVRRELTATGKSVCRVNGRLVNLSTLRELGECLINIHGQHEFQSLVRPETHLAWLDAFGGKPVGDALGRYAELYARFQALRKERRELEEAMRRALQMADLYRFQISEIEAARLKPGEEESLEAERRRLANAERLFQAVSDAFGLLYASDRGLAAVGLAADKLEDAARFDPQALGPLVEQIRSAYYHLEEVALQLRDYRDRIEFNPERLERVERRLDTLHALRRKYGTTVENILDYYEDIKSKLNKIEHHDEELERLRKETESTSRDLEEAADKLSALRREAARRLERDVERELGDLQMEGTRFCVRVESQESGEPFGPTGRDSVEFLISANPGEPPKPLARIASGGELSRVMLALKTVFARCDRVPVLVFDEIDTGVSGRAAQAIAEKMASLARDRQVFAVTHLPQVACMADAQYAVRKRTDGSRTFTEVEELDETGRVRELARMLGGVEITETTASHAREMLALAERKKTAIIKALGRG; via the coding sequence ATGTTGACCGAACTTTGCATTCGTCATTTGGCCGTCGTGGAGGAAGCCCGCATCTGTTTCAGACGGGGGTTCGTCGCGTTGACCGGCGAGACCGGAGCCGGCAAATCGATCGTTGTCGACGCGCTGTCGCTCGTCGCGGGCGCACGCGGTTCGGCCGATTTCGTCCGGCACGGAAGCGAGAAGGCAGAAATCGAGGCGTTGTTCGACCTGGAGGAAGATCACCCGGCGCGCGACGTGTGTCGCCGTTACGGTTTAGACGGAGATCCCGGCGAACCGCTCGTCGTTCGGCGGGAACTGACCGCAACCGGCAAAAGCGTTTGCCGTGTCAACGGCCGACTCGTAAATCTCTCGACGCTCCGCGAATTGGGCGAGTGCCTCATCAACATCCACGGCCAGCACGAATTTCAGTCGCTTGTGCGGCCGGAAACGCATCTGGCTTGGCTGGACGCGTTCGGAGGAAAACCGGTCGGCGACGCGCTGGGACGGTACGCAGAGTTGTACGCCCGTTTTCAGGCGTTGCGCAAGGAGCGGAGGGAGCTTGAAGAGGCGATGCGCCGGGCGCTGCAGATGGCCGACCTGTACCGCTTCCAAATTTCGGAGATCGAGGCAGCCCGTCTCAAACCCGGCGAGGAAGAATCGCTCGAGGCAGAACGGCGCCGTTTGGCCAACGCCGAGCGGTTGTTTCAGGCGGTGAGCGATGCGTTCGGGTTGCTGTACGCCTCGGACCGCGGTTTGGCCGCCGTCGGCCTTGCGGCGGACAAGCTGGAAGACGCGGCGCGATTCGATCCGCAGGCGCTCGGCCCGCTCGTCGAACAGATCCGTTCGGCCTATTACCATCTGGAAGAAGTTGCTCTCCAACTGCGCGATTACCGCGACCGCATCGAGTTCAATCCCGAACGGCTCGAACGCGTCGAACGCCGTCTCGACACCTTGCACGCGCTTCGCCGGAAATACGGCACGACGGTGGAAAACATTCTCGACTATTACGAAGACATCAAATCGAAACTCAACAAAATCGAACATCATGACGAAGAACTGGAGCGGTTGCGGAAAGAAACCGAATCGACCTCCCGCGATCTGGAAGAAGCGGCCGACAAACTCAGCGCGTTACGCCGGGAAGCTGCGCGCAGGCTGGAGCGCGACGTCGAGCGGGAGCTGGGCGACCTTCAGATGGAGGGGACGCGTTTTTGCGTCCGCGTCGAGTCGCAGGAAAGCGGCGAACCGTTCGGGCCGACCGGCCGGGATAGCGTGGAATTTCTTATTTCCGCCAATCCGGGGGAACCGCCGAAGCCGCTCGCGCGCATCGCTTCCGGCGGCGAACTGTCGCGCGTCATGCTGGCGCTCAAAACGGTGTTCGCCCGCTGTGACCGAGTGCCTGTACTCGTGTTCGATGAGATCGATACCGGCGTCAGCGGACGGGCGGCTCAGGCGATCGCGGAAAAAATGGCTTCCCTTGCGCGCGACCGCCAGGTGTTTGCCGTCACGCACCTACCGCAGGTCGCCTGCATGGCGGACGCCCAGTACGCCGTCCGCAAGCGGACGGACGGCTCGCGTACGTTCACCGAGGTCGAGGAGCTCGACGAAACCGGTCGCGTCCGCGAACTGGCCCGCATGCTCGGCGGAGTCGAAATTACGGAGACGACGGCCAGTCATGCGCGGGAAATGCTCGCACTGGCAGAACGCAAAAAGACTGCGATCATAAAAGCGTTGGGACGGGGTTAA
- a CDS encoding 1-deoxy-D-xylulose-5-phosphate synthase: protein MILERIDDPKDLKTLSIEEMKALAAEIRRFLIEKLSVTGGHLAPNLGVVELTIALHYLFDSPRDKIIFDVGHQSYVHKVLTGRKHRFDTLRKYKGLSGFIKRAESVHDVWEAGHSSTALSAAMGMAIARDLQGDHYRIVAIVGDGALTGGMALEALNHIGHERKKLMVVLNDNEMSIAPNVGALHNYLSRIRSDRHYLKAKEEVEYLLRKIPAIGGRLARSAERLKDSLKYLVMNGILFEELGYRYIGPVDGHDLPLLIDTLRRADQIADQIKGPVLVHVVTVKGKGYQPAEADSHTWHGLGPYKIESGEVLKTEGPPTYTDVFGKTLVELARDDSRIVAVTPAMPKGSGLELFARAYPGRMFDVGIAEQHAATMCAALALSGMKPVFAVYSTFLQRAYDQVLHDICRQNANVVFAIDRAGLVGADGDTHQGLFDIAFLRSMPNMVLMMPKDENELRHMLKTALAYDAGPIAVRYPRAQGVGVPLDAELKPIPIGSWERLRTGRDVAILAVGPMVALALEAAERLERQGVTAEVINARFLKPLDEAMLMELAERGMEIIAVEEGVRLGGFGSAVLEFLADRELWTTRVRSIAVPDRFVDHGSIAEQRAEVGLTVDRIVETVLRAVGGRPVRSRG, encoded by the coding sequence ATGATTTTGGAGCGAATCGACGATCCCAAAGATCTGAAAACGTTGTCGATCGAAGAAATGAAGGCGCTGGCCGCTGAAATCCGCCGTTTTTTGATCGAGAAACTGTCGGTCACCGGCGGGCATCTGGCGCCCAATCTCGGCGTCGTCGAACTGACGATCGCGCTTCATTATTTGTTCGACAGTCCGCGCGACAAGATCATTTTCGACGTCGGTCACCAGTCCTACGTGCACAAAGTGTTGACCGGCCGCAAGCACCGGTTCGACACGTTGCGGAAATACAAAGGCTTGAGCGGATTTATCAAACGTGCGGAAAGCGTTCACGACGTCTGGGAAGCCGGGCACAGCAGCACGGCGCTGTCCGCCGCGATGGGGATGGCTATCGCGCGCGATTTGCAGGGCGACCATTATCGCATCGTCGCGATCGTCGGCGACGGCGCGCTGACGGGCGGGATGGCGCTGGAGGCGCTGAATCATATTGGCCATGAGCGCAAGAAATTGATGGTCGTGCTCAACGACAACGAAATGTCGATTGCACCGAACGTCGGGGCTCTCCACAATTATTTGAGCCGTATCCGGTCCGACCGGCATTACTTGAAAGCCAAGGAAGAAGTCGAATATCTACTGCGTAAAATTCCCGCCATCGGCGGACGGTTGGCTCGATCGGCCGAACGGCTGAAAGACAGCCTGAAATACCTCGTCATGAACGGCATCCTGTTCGAGGAACTCGGCTACCGGTACATCGGTCCGGTCGACGGGCACGATTTGCCGCTTCTGATCGATACGCTCCGCCGCGCCGATCAGATCGCCGATCAGATCAAGGGCCCCGTACTCGTCCACGTCGTGACCGTCAAAGGAAAAGGCTATCAGCCCGCCGAGGCGGATTCCCATACTTGGCACGGTCTCGGCCCCTACAAAATCGAATCCGGCGAAGTGCTGAAAACCGAAGGTCCGCCGACTTATACCGACGTGTTCGGTAAAACGCTCGTCGAACTCGCCAGAGACGACAGCCGAATCGTGGCGGTGACGCCTGCCATGCCGAAAGGTTCCGGGCTCGAACTTTTCGCCCGCGCCTATCCCGGTCGCATGTTCGACGTCGGCATCGCCGAACAGCACGCGGCGACGATGTGCGCTGCGCTGGCGCTTTCGGGCATGAAGCCGGTGTTTGCCGTCTATTCGACTTTCCTGCAGAGGGCATACGATCAGGTGCTTCACGACATTTGCCGGCAAAACGCGAACGTCGTGTTCGCGATCGACCGCGCCGGACTCGTCGGCGCCGACGGCGACACGCACCAGGGGCTGTTCGACATCGCCTTTTTGCGGAGCATGCCGAACATGGTGCTCATGATGCCGAAAGACGAAAACGAACTGCGTCACATGCTGAAAACGGCGCTCGCATATGACGCGGGCCCGATCGCGGTGCGGTATCCGCGGGCGCAGGGCGTCGGCGTCCCGCTTGATGCGGAGTTGAAACCGATCCCGATCGGAAGTTGGGAACGGCTGCGGACGGGCCGCGATGTCGCGATTCTGGCTGTCGGGCCGATGGTGGCGCTTGCGCTTGAAGCGGCCGAGCGGCTGGAGCGACAGGGCGTCACGGCGGAAGTCATCAACGCGCGGTTTCTGAAACCGCTCGATGAAGCGATGCTGATGGAGTTGGCCGAACGCGGGATGGAGATCATTGCGGTCGAGGAAGGCGTTCGGCTGGGAGGCTTCGGGTCGGCGGTGCTCGAATTTTTGGCCGACCGCGAGCTGTGGACGACGCGCGTCCGCTCCATCGCCGTGCCGGATCGATTCGTTGATCACGGCTCGATAGCAGAGCAGCGCGCGGAAGTCGGTTTGACGGTCGATCGCATCGTGGAAACCGTGCTTCGGGCAGTCGGCGGGCGTCCGGTCCGATCGCGGGGCTAA
- a CDS encoding SpoIVB peptidase has translation MKLVNPVRRRQTFFWILCTIIVWFGCVPSLRTHAALRMPDVRPVPELKVVPGGQTIGVRMKSAGVLVVGHHSFVGSGQQRVSPGERANIQIGDLIVRIDGKPVADVSEVAPRVEAAGQAGRPVVLTVLRGGEWLDVPVRPEYDAADRAYRLGLYIRDTAAGVGTLTFYSPDFRIYGALGHVVTDTDTRTPIVVGKGEIVAATVTSIARSRNGEPGEKHAVLPDEGKVIGTIEKNTAFGIFGRIIEFPSTAFLREPMPVAFADEVQKGPAEMWTVIDGQKVEKFGIEIVHVARQQTPGPKGLVVRVTDPRLIEKTGGIVQGMSGSPIVQNGKLVGAVTHVLVSDPTTGYGCLIEWMLRDAGLVLEPNVQKKAG, from the coding sequence GTGAAGCTGGTGAACCCCGTCCGCAGACGTCAGACCTTTTTTTGGATCTTATGCACGATCATTGTATGGTTTGGGTGTGTTCCGTCTCTGCGTACGCACGCCGCGCTCCGCATGCCGGACGTTCGTCCGGTTCCCGAACTGAAAGTCGTTCCCGGCGGCCAGACGATCGGCGTCCGCATGAAATCGGCTGGCGTTCTCGTCGTTGGGCATCATTCATTTGTCGGATCCGGTCAACAAAGAGTATCCCCCGGCGAACGAGCCAACATTCAGATCGGCGACCTGATCGTACGCATCGACGGCAAACCGGTGGCCGACGTTTCCGAGGTCGCTCCCCGCGTCGAGGCGGCCGGTCAGGCGGGCAGGCCGGTCGTATTGACCGTGCTGCGCGGCGGCGAATGGCTCGACGTTCCGGTTCGGCCGGAATACGACGCCGCCGACCGAGCCTACCGGCTCGGCCTTTATATTCGTGATACGGCAGCCGGCGTCGGAACGCTGACGTTTTACTCCCCGGATTTCCGCATTTACGGCGCGCTCGGCCACGTCGTCACCGACACGGACACGCGGACGCCGATCGTGGTCGGAAAAGGAGAGATCGTCGCGGCGACGGTGACTTCAATCGCGCGCAGCCGAAACGGGGAGCCCGGCGAGAAACATGCGGTGTTGCCCGATGAGGGCAAAGTCATCGGGACGATCGAGAAAAATACAGCATTCGGAATTTTCGGGAGAATAATTGAATTTCCTTCTACGGCTTTCCTCCGCGAGCCGATGCCGGTCGCGTTTGCCGACGAGGTTCAGAAAGGTCCTGCCGAAATGTGGACGGTGATCGACGGCCAGAAAGTCGAGAAGTTCGGCATCGAGATCGTCCATGTCGCCCGCCAGCAGACACCCGGGCCGAAAGGACTCGTCGTCCGCGTCACCGATCCGCGCCTCATCGAAAAAACCGGCGGCATCGTCCAGGGCATGAGCGGAAGTCCGATCGTTCAGAACGGAAAACTCGTCGGCGCCGTGACGCACGTCCTGGTCAGCGATCCGACGACCGGTTACGGTTGCCTGATCGAATGGATGCTGCGCGACGCAGGCCTTGTGCTGGAGCCGAACGTTCAGAAAAAGGCGGGATGA
- a CDS encoding exodeoxyribonuclease VII small subunit gives MTFEEAIGRLEAIVARLESGDVPLEQAIELFQEGMRLSRLCADKLNEAERRIELLVETEAGLVRKPFDPFQGKGDAE, from the coding sequence ATGACGTTCGAGGAGGCGATCGGCAGGCTGGAAGCGATCGTCGCCCGGCTGGAAAGCGGCGACGTGCCGCTCGAGCAGGCGATCGAGCTTTTCCAGGAAGGGATGCGGCTTTCCCGGCTGTGCGCCGACAAACTGAACGAAGCCGAACGCCGGATCGAGCTGTTGGTTGAGACGGAAGCCGGACTCGTCCGCAAGCCGTTCGATCCGTTCCAAGGCAAGGGGGATGCGGAGTGA
- a CDS encoding dihydrolipoyl dehydrogenase: MTESRHEYDLVVLGGGVGGYVAAVRASMLGMKTALVEKDKLGGTCLHRGCIPTKALLRAAEVYALVRTAETFGVSVSDVSFDFGRAVARATEIVERLHGGLNALMRKHAVDVYRGTGRLAGPSIFAPLGGDVAVEREDGSVETLVPRRLVIATGARPKTISGLEPDGIRILTSDDALKMDRLPSSVLIVGGGAIGVEWASMLSDFGVPVTIVEIADRLLPTEDEDVSAELARQFRKRGVRLLLNAELLPETLDVTDEGVRIVVRGAGGSRTDVAADRMLVCVGRQANLDGIGLHHTQVKIRDGRIETDGFMRTADPRVYAVGDVVLGPQLAHAASHAAIVAVDHMAGLDPLPVDWLRVPRCVYGRPEVAAVGMTERQARESGRNVRVGRFPFAALGKALAHGESGGFVKAIADADSGDLLGVHAVGPAASELIAEASLAKWLDATPWEIGYAVRPHPSFSEALAEAMWTIDGRAIHL; this comes from the coding sequence ATGACGGAATCGCGGCATGAATACGATCTGGTCGTCCTCGGCGGAGGCGTCGGCGGCTATGTTGCCGCTGTGCGCGCTTCGATGCTCGGGATGAAGACAGCATTGGTGGAAAAGGACAAGCTCGGCGGAACGTGTCTGCATCGCGGTTGCATTCCGACCAAGGCGTTGCTGCGGGCGGCGGAAGTGTATGCGCTCGTGCGTACGGCCGAGACGTTCGGCGTTTCGGTGTCGGATGTGTCCTTCGATTTCGGGCGGGCGGTCGCCCGCGCGACGGAAATCGTCGAGCGCCTTCACGGCGGGCTGAACGCTTTGATGCGCAAACATGCGGTCGACGTCTATCGGGGGACCGGGCGCTTGGCCGGCCCGTCGATTTTCGCGCCGCTCGGCGGTGACGTCGCGGTGGAGCGGGAGGACGGATCGGTCGAAACGCTCGTTCCGAGGAGGCTGGTTATCGCGACGGGGGCGAGGCCGAAAACGATTTCCGGCCTCGAACCGGACGGTATCCGCATTTTGACGAGCGACGACGCGCTGAAAATGGACCGGCTGCCCTCCTCTGTTCTGATCGTCGGCGGCGGAGCGATCGGCGTCGAATGGGCTTCGATGTTGAGCGATTTCGGCGTGCCGGTGACGATCGTCGAAATCGCCGACAGGCTTTTGCCGACGGAAGACGAGGACGTTTCCGCGGAACTGGCAAGGCAGTTCCGTAAGCGCGGCGTCCGTCTGCTGCTGAACGCCGAACTGTTGCCGGAGACGCTCGACGTAACGGACGAAGGCGTACGCATCGTCGTCCGCGGGGCCGGCGGCTCCCGCACGGACGTCGCGGCCGATCGGATGCTTGTCTGCGTCGGTCGGCAGGCCAATCTCGACGGCATCGGCCTGCACCATACCCAGGTTAAAATTCGCGACGGCCGCATCGAAACCGACGGATTCATGCGGACAGCCGATCCGCGCGTCTATGCGGTCGGCGACGTGGTTTTAGGCCCGCAACTGGCGCATGCGGCGTCGCACGCGGCGATCGTCGCGGTCGATCACATGGCCGGGCTCGACCCGTTGCCGGTAGATTGGCTCCGCGTTCCGCGCTGCGTATACGGCAGGCCGGAAGTGGCCGCCGTCGGCATGACGGAGCGCCAGGCGCGGGAGTCCGGCCGGAACGTCCGGGTCGGCCGGTTTCCGTTCGCGGCGCTCGGCAAGGCGCTCGCCCACGGCGAATCCGGCGGCTTTGTCAAAGCGATCGCCGACGCCGACAGCGGCGATCTGCTCGGTGTTCACGCGGTCGGCCCGGCGGCGTCCGAGCTGATCGCGGAAGCGTCTTTGGCGAAATGGCTCGACGCGACGCCCTGGGAGATCGGCTATGCCGTCCGCCCGCACCCGTCGTTTTCCGAGGCGCTGGCCGAGGCGATGTGGACAATCGACGGGCGCGCGATCCATTTATAG
- a CDS encoding TlyA family rRNA (cytidine-2'-O)-methyltransferase: MGASKERLDVLLVQGGWFSTREKAKAAVMAGIVFVDGQRAEKPGVRVPRDASITVRGEPHPYVGRGGLKLEKALREFGIDLTGRVVIDVGASTGGFTDCALKHGAVFVYAVDVGYNQLDWSLRNDPRVRVMERTNFRYAKPEDFSGPRPDFGTVDVSFISLRLILPPLAEVLKDSGEAVALVKPQFEAGRGSVGKSGVVRDARVHVEILEKVLAQAEDVGFFLKGLTFSPITGGDGNIEFLAYWTKDRADPGVRTPPHGERIASVVGEAWRALANGS, from the coding sequence ATGGGCGCGTCGAAAGAACGTCTGGACGTGTTGTTGGTGCAAGGCGGATGGTTTTCGACGCGGGAAAAAGCGAAAGCGGCCGTGATGGCCGGCATCGTCTTTGTCGACGGCCAGCGCGCGGAAAAGCCGGGCGTCCGCGTGCCTCGCGACGCCTCCATTACCGTCCGCGGCGAGCCGCATCCGTACGTCGGCAGGGGCGGTTTGAAATTGGAGAAGGCGCTGCGCGAATTCGGCATCGATCTAACGGGACGCGTCGTGATCGACGTCGGTGCGTCGACCGGCGGATTCACCGACTGCGCGCTGAAGCATGGTGCGGTTTTCGTTTATGCCGTCGATGTCGGCTACAACCAATTGGACTGGTCGCTCAGGAACGACCCGCGCGTCCGCGTCATGGAGCGGACGAATTTCCGGTATGCCAAACCCGAGGATTTCTCCGGCCCGAGGCCGGATTTCGGCACGGTCGACGTGTCGTTCATCTCGCTCCGGTTGATATTGCCGCCGCTCGCCGAGGTACTGAAGGATTCCGGCGAGGCCGTAGCGCTCGTCAAGCCGCAGTTCGAGGCCGGCCGCGGCTCCGTCGGCAAGTCGGGCGTCGTCCGCGACGCCAGGGTACATGTAGAAATATTGGAGAAAGTGCTTGCACAGGCGGAAGATGTCGGATTTTTTCTCAAAGGTCTGACCTTTTCACCGATTACTGGAGGAGACGGGAACATCGAATTTTTGGCGTACTGGACGAAAGACCGAGCGGATCCCGGCGTGCGGACGCCGCCGCATGGGGAACGGATCGCGTCCGTCGTCGGGGAGGCGTGGCGAGCGTTGGCGAACGGTTCGTAG